From Amphiprion ocellaris isolate individual 3 ecotype Okinawa chromosome 10, ASM2253959v1, whole genome shotgun sequence, one genomic window encodes:
- the shhb gene encoding tiggy-winkle hedgehog protein: MDPPRQSKMVLMRAMLSTLLCLLLASASWGCGPGRGYGKRRHPKKLTPLALKQFIPNVAEKTLGASGKYEGKIIRNSERFKDLTPNYNPDIIFKDEENTNADRLMTQRCKDKLNSLAISVMNQWPGIKLRVTEGWDEDGHHSEESLHYEGRAVDITTSDRDKSKYGMLSRLAVEAGFDWVYYESKAHIHCSVKAENSVAAKSGGCFPGSSMVILAEGNTKQLKDLQVGDKVLAADQRGNLVPSDFLMFIDQDQQISREFHVLETDEPCHRLKMTPAHLVFVMNNSTNSSSIRAVFASNVKPGQWLLVVGNDQSEYLIPARVTRVYVEKYEGSYAPMTSHGTIIVDRVLASCYAVVEDHDLAHWVFTPVRLWHSFLSLFGMVKELSSVHQADGVHWYPELLYYVGSWLLDRSSFHPQS; encoded by the exons ATGGATCCTCCACGTCAGTCAAAGATGGTCCTGATGAGAGCGATGCTGTCCACGCTGCTCTGCCTGCTGCTGGCTTCCGCCTCCTGGGGCTGTGGACCGGGCAGGGGATACGGGAAGCGGAGGCACCCTAAGAAGCTGACACCACTAGCTCTGAAACAGTTCATCCCCAACGTGGCTGAGAAAACCCTGGGAGCCAGCGGCAAGTACGAAGGAAAGATCATCCGCAACTCGGAAAGGTTCAAGGACCTGACTCCCAACTATAACCCcgatattatttttaaagatgagGAGAACACCAACGCAGATCGGCTCATGACACAA AGGTGTAAGGACAAACTGAACTCTTTGGCTATTTCAGTCATGAATCAGTGGCCTGGGATTAAACTTCGGGTCACAGAAGGTTGGGATGAGGATGGCCATCATTCTGAAGAGTCTCTTCACTATGAGGGCCGCGCAGTCGATATCACCACCTCAGACAGGGATAAGAGCAAGTATGGCATGCTGTCCAGGCTGGCTGTGGAAGCGGGTTTTGACTGGGTCTACTATGAGTCCAAAGCCCACATCCATTGTTCTGTGAAAGCAG AAAACTCTGTGGCTGCTAAGTCTGGAGGATGCTTCCCTGGTTCTTCTATGGTGATCCTAGCAGAAGGAAACACGAAACAACTGAAGGACCTCCAGGTGGGGGACAAGGTGCTGGCTGCTGATCAAAGAGGAAACCTGGTTCCCAGTGACTTCCTTATGTTCATAGACCAGGATCAACAGATTTCAAGAGAGTTCCATGTCCTGGAGACTGATGAGCCATGTCATAGACTGAAAATGACTCCAGCTCaccttgtttttgtaatgaacAACAgtaccaacagcagcagcattcgTGCCGTGTTCGCGAGTAATGTAAAACCAGGACAGTGGCTTCTTGTTGTTGGGAATGACCAGTCGGAATACCTCATCCCTGCCAGAGTAACAAGGGTTTATGTGGAGAAGTATGAAGGATCTTATGCACCTATGACATCTCATGGAACCATCATAGTTGACCGGGTTTTGGCATCCTGCTATGCAGTAGTTGAGGATCATGACCTTGCACACTGGGTTTTCACACCAGTTAGACTGTGGCACTCATTCTTGTCACTATTTGGGATGGTAAAAGAACTCAGCAGTGTGCACCAAGCAGATGGTGTCCACTGGTACCCAGAGCTCCTCTACTATGTGGGAAGTTGGCTTCTGGATAGGAGCTCTTTTCACCCGCAAAGCTGA
- the LOC111566816 gene encoding epidermal growth factor receptor substrate 15-like 1 isoform X2, whose translation MMTFDSQWWAIRHDEKGKFKGIFESLSPVNGLLSGDKVRPVLVNSKLPLDVLGRIWDLSDVDKDGHLDKEEFTVAMHLVYRAMEKEPVPTSLPASLIPPAKRKKSAVTLPGAVAVLPALSGLTSGPAPVIETLRSTPPLSSTAPLSTSAVNLSPKHSFKSSSQDGKVE comes from the exons ATGATGACATTTGACTCACAATGGTGGGCAATTAGG catGATGAAAAAGGGAAGTTTAAGGGAATTTTTGAGAGTCTATCCCCTGTAAATGGACTCCTCTCTGGTGATAAAGTCAGGCCAGTTTTGGTAAACTCCAAACTACCTCTGGATGTGTTAGGAAGG ATATGGGATCTAAGTGATGTTGACAAAGATGGACACTTGGATAAAGAAGAATTTACAGTG GCCATGCATCTTGTGTATCGTGCCATGGAGAAGGAGCCTGTTCCAACTAGCTTACCTGCTTCCCTCATCCCTCCTGCTAAAAGGAAAAAGTCTGCAGTTACGCTTCCAGGTGCTGTGGCTGTGCTACCTGCTCTATCCGGTCTTACCTCTGGTCCAGCTCCTGTCATAGAGACCCTGCGAAGCACTCCTCCTCTGAGCAGCACAGCTCCCCTCAGCACCAGTGCTGTAAACCTTTCTCCAAAGCACTCCTTTAAATCCAGCTCACAG GATGGCAAAGTAGAATAA
- the LOC111566816 gene encoding epidermal growth factor receptor substrate 15-like 1 isoform X1, translating into MMTFDSQWWAIRHDEKGKFKGIFESLSPVNGLLSGDKVRPVLVNSKLPLDVLGRIWDLSDVDKDGHLDKEEFTVAMHLVYRAMEKEPVPTSLPASLIPPAKRKKSAVTLPGAVAVLPALSGLTSGPAPVIETLRSTPPLSSTAPLSTSAVNLSPKHSFKSSSQKLTFYLQLMIEAQLMRQPPTQSPTISYKPVFFENCKTFYT; encoded by the exons ATGATGACATTTGACTCACAATGGTGGGCAATTAGG catGATGAAAAAGGGAAGTTTAAGGGAATTTTTGAGAGTCTATCCCCTGTAAATGGACTCCTCTCTGGTGATAAAGTCAGGCCAGTTTTGGTAAACTCCAAACTACCTCTGGATGTGTTAGGAAGG ATATGGGATCTAAGTGATGTTGACAAAGATGGACACTTGGATAAAGAAGAATTTACAGTG GCCATGCATCTTGTGTATCGTGCCATGGAGAAGGAGCCTGTTCCAACTAGCTTACCTGCTTCCCTCATCCCTCCTGCTAAAAGGAAAAAGTCTGCAGTTACGCTTCCAGGTGCTGTGGCTGTGCTACCTGCTCTATCCGGTCTTACCTCTGGTCCAGCTCCTGTCATAGAGACCCTGCGAAGCACTCCTCCTCTGAGCAGCACAGCTCCCCTCAGCACCAGTGCTGTAAACCTTTCTCCAAAGCACTCCTTTAAATCCAGCTCACAG AAGCTGACCTTCTATCTGCAGTTAATGATCGAAGCCCAGCTCATGAGACAACCACCGACTCAGTCACCAACAATCTCTTATAAACCCGTGTTCtttgaaaactgtaaaactttTTATACGTGA